Sequence from the Fusarium oxysporum Fo47 chromosome VI, complete sequence genome:
GAGGCGCTCGCAAAGTTCCTTCCGTCGCGTCGCATGGCCTTTCGCAGGTTCTCGACGAGGTTGTCACGGATTCGCTGTTCAAAATCGCGGGGTCGGACGTATTCGTAGAAGTCGATGATTTCCTTGTGTAAtctatataagttagtatgAGTACAGAAAGCTTGGCCGGCAATGCGGATCCATGATGACCGAGAGGCGATAGAAAGGGTGGTGTAAACTTACCGGAATGGCATGTTCATGGTAGCAGAGTGATCGACAGTATCCCAAGGACATGGGTCCTCGGTTGCCTTCGGTTGCCAACTGGGCAGAAGCGCACCTTTCGAAGGCTTGGTCGTAGCCTTCTTCAATTGTCCGTAATCGGGAGGcttgatctcatcgtcgGCAGTTCGCTTGCGAGATCCAAGGGGATCATTTTTTCGCGACGTATCCAAAGTCCCATTAGCAGATGCCCGCGGCTTCTCGGGGAGACGCGCCGTCTCAGCTTTAGGTCCAGAGGGCGCGTTAGGGGGCGGTGGCGGGGGTGGTTCACGCGGGGGAGGCGGCGgtgcttcctcttcctcttcactgctctcttcatcttctgtcAGGTCAAACGAGATAAAGTCTTCGGCTTCGGTTGAAGCAGCCAGTTTCTCCGACTGGTCTTCCACGCGGGCTTTTCGGATCAGCTTGACCATATCCCGCTTCTTGCGGGTGCTCTCATCGGGACATGGGAGAGCAGTATAGGGATCGGGATTTGACCACTTAGGTGCAGCATCGCCAGATTCATCGTCTCCGATTTTGGCTCGTTTCTTGGAAGGTCCTTCGGTTTcggaagatgaagaaatgtCCATTTCGAGCTCATCGTCGTCCGATAGCTCATCAACGTCGCGGAACTTGGCAGCGCCTTCTTCACCAAGTCGTTCTTCGGGCATATTCGCAGTCGCTCCAGACACCAAAGCGCGTTCAGACGGATGAGGCGGTGGTTGccattttcttcctcctctgcccCGACCTCGGCCGCCACCACGACCACCATCGCGACGCGGCCCTCTTCTATCAGACGGCCCACGATAATCAGTCGGAAAATCAGGCATACCAGCCGGCTTATCTACACGGAAGGTAAAGTCGCCCTGCGGCACGCGCGGGCGGTATGAATCGGACTGGCCATAATTATCGCGGGGCGGTCGAGGAGGCAAGTCGTACCTGTCGCCAGGTCGATAGCTGTCGGTATCGGGACGGGGAGGACGGTCATTTCGTGGGCGCGAGTCGGGACGCGAGTTGCGCGGCCTATTGTTGCGCGGAGGCATTTTGTATATTCGTGAATGCAGATGTTCTTTGTGCGGTGGATGAAGCGATGATGTCgcgaaagaaaaaaagatcCTTCTTTCGCGAATGGTTGACCCGCACTAAACCTAAACGAGACAGAGGCGATCTCGGGGTTGTTAGTCAGCATACTGCGTCACTGGTTTTTGTGTTACCCTAGAGAAACATGAAATAAGGCGACGGCAGGAGAGCGCGTGATTCCGTTGATCAGGAATTAACATAATTTGACCGAATGGCCCATCAATATTGCATAACTCGATGAATTTGTTTTCTCATGCAGTCTATGTATCTTGGCCTGTGTTTGTCCGTGTTTGCAGCTCATTCCTTGTTTGCCCCCTCCGGGTCGTAAGCTGACACTTCAATCTCACAGTGCATCGTCGGAACACCAAGTTGCTTGACTCCAATCTGCGTCCAAATCACCCTATGATTAGGCATCCACTTCTTGTAATTCTCCGCCATTCTCTGTCCAACTTCAGGTGTGATTTCCGTGTGGTACGAGTTGACTCTGAAGACCTGCTCCCAGCCTTTTCCACCAGCCGCCTTCAGCGCCTTGTCCACATTCTCAAAAGCCAGGTCAATTTGCTCAAGTTGAGTCTCTGCAAAGACGAGGTCGCCATCTTTAATAAAGCAGCCGCCTGAAGTTATTTGTCAGTATTTGTTGGTGGGAAATTAGAGGGGCGTGGGGACATACCCTGACCACTGAGCTCGATTCGATCGCCAACACGGACAGCTTGGGCGTAGTTGAGGAAGTTGCTGAGAAACTCCCCAACACCTTCGTAAGTGTAGTTCTTGAGTTGGGACATGTTTGCAGATTGCCTTGGGACACAGGcaaatgtttgatgtttgtTGTACGCTAGAATTGGTTGAATGAGATGCTCAATTGATCATGGCTTACTCTGTCATTTATACTCATGCTTCACCCTCAGTCGCATCATGCAGAGTAAGGCGTGCAGGATGATCTGCGACCATAACATCGAGTATAACGTTGGCATAACGTTTTCCGGTTTAATCTCGTTCCATATCTGAGTAAGATACGACCATGACAGCCCGAACCGGCTCAACGAGGACCTCCAACGGACAGTTTGCGTATTGGATTTCCACAGCTTTGTGCCAAGACGGTCTAACATAGAGGTGGGCATGACAAAAGCAGCAGAAACGGAACCATTCAGCGCCCGGTTCGGATCATAACCAAGGCCAACGGACATTGAGCGATCTCCATGATTATGCTTAAATTATCTCGTCAGATCTTAGCTTCTTGGCTTCCGCTCCACCATATTCGTCAAGCTTCTACTGCAACCCGCTCAACTCTATCCATCACTGTAATGTCTGTCTACTcactcttcttgttcttattCTTCACCTTTGCAGCCGCCAACTTAGCATTGACCCTCTCAATCGCCTCCCTCGCCCCATCccacttcttcctcttgccCTCCCCATCAAACACCCTCCACACAAACGGCGTAAAAATCCCATCCATCAACATCCTATACAAAGCACGATCATTCCACCACAACCTCCACCCTTTCAATCCCCACCCGAGATGCTCATAGACTTGTGCCCCAGCTGCCTTGTCAGCCCATGCAAGCCAGTCAGCTTGTCGCAACCAACCAGGCGACACGCTGCCTTCGTTAGCGAGCTTACAGATTAACTCGTGCTGTTTGTCCGTGGCGCGGTTCATTTCATCAATTGAGGGAAGAGGGGAATTGCCCCTCCAGATTTGAGCGATTGCCATGGTGCAGAGATCGCTGATGGGGAATGCGCTTGTTGCGACGAGGAGATTGCCCATGAAGGCGAGTGAGTCTGGGTAATCGAGCGAAAACACGTTTTGGTAGAGACGCGGAAGGGGTTTCCCACGAGAACCAATTGCTTCTGCCCATTTTGGCGTTGTGTTGCGCGTGGGATCAACGCTGGGGTCTACGAGACTGAAATCTCCCTTGTATCCGGTGCACCAGATGATCGTGTCAACATCCAGACGCGTATCATCCGTGAGCTCAATCTCTCTGGGCCCTGTGACGCGCTTTATCTTAGGGACTGAGGTGATATCGCCCGACTCCAGCAGAGGGATGAGATTATCCGACACGACGGGCAGAGTGTGCAGGACAGAATCCGCAGGAGACAGACCCCATTCAGGTCTTATCTTGAATGCATTGTCCTGCATCTTCTTGCAGATCGAATTGAAGATGATCTCGTACAGATGAGGAAATGTGTTCTCAAACATTCCCATAAGGGCCATTGTGCGCGCTGTGATGGTGTGATCGAATGGAATGCCATCGCGCTTTCGTGGGATCTGCGACAATGAGCATCGCGACTCGGTCAATTGACCATGG
This genomic interval carries:
- a CDS encoding Endoribonuclease L-PSP/chorismate mutase-like protein codes for the protein MSQLKNYTYEGVGEFLSNFLNYAQAVRVGDRIELSGQGGCFIKDGDLVFAETQLEQIDLAFENVDKALKAAGGKGWEQVFRVNSYHTEITPEVGQRMAENYKKWMPNHRVIWTQIGVKQLGVPTMHCEIEVSAYDPEGANKE
- a CDS encoding flavin monooxygenase-like protein, whose product is MDKQPQKVAVIGLGVAGLVAVKNMLEVGFDVTGFERSEYVGGLWHYTEQDKTSVLPSTIINISKERAAFTDFPYPDSTPSHCPSAKVEEYIESYVDHFNFRDKLRLGVSVEKVRRDDERNRWVVDIQGSEPEYFDKVIMATGGNNRPHIPKVEGMEQFEGEVLHSRAFKRPELFKGKRVVVVGVSNTGADTAAALYGHAEKVWLSRSHGVIVIPRKRDGIPFDHTITARTMALMGMFENTFPHLYEIIFNSICKKMQDNAFKIRPEWGLSPADSVLHTLPVVSDNLIPLLESGDITSVPKIKRVTGPREIELTDDTRLDVDTIIWCTGYKGDFSLVDPSVDPTRNTTPKWAEAIGSRGKPLPRLYQNVFSLDYPDSLAFMGNLLVATSAFPISDLCTMAIAQIWRGNSPLPSIDEMNRATDKQHELICKLANEGSVSPGWLRQADWLAWADKAAGAQVYEHLGWGLKGWRLWWNDRALYRMLMDGIFTPFVWRVFDGEGKRKKWDGAREAIERVNAKLAAAKVKNKNKKSE